A window of the Brassica napus cultivar Da-Ae chromosome C5, Da-Ae, whole genome shotgun sequence genome harbors these coding sequences:
- the LOC106390650 gene encoding 14 kDa proline-rich protein DC2.15: MASSSIALFLVFSLLFFTTISACGSCTPCGGGCPSPKPKPKPTPKPSPSSGMGKCPKDTLQLGVCANVLNGLLDLTLGKPPVEPCCSLIQGLADVEAAVCLCTALKANVLGINLNLPISLSLLLNVCSKQVPPSFQC; this comes from the coding sequence atGGCTTCAAGCTCCATAGCTCTTTTCTTAGTTTTCAGTCTCCTCTTCTTCACAACAATATCCGCATGCGGTAGCTGCACCCCTTGCGGAGGAGGTTGCCCCTCTCCCAAGCCAAAGCCAAAGCCAACTCCTAAACCAAGCCCTAGCTCTGGCATGGGAAAGTGCCCTAAAGATACACTCCAGCTCGGTGTCTGCGCCAATGTGCTCAACGGTCTCCTCGACTTGACCCTTGGCAAGCCACCGGTTGAACCATGCTGCAGCCTCATCCAAGGACTCGCTGATGTTGAAGCAGCCGTTTGTCTCTGCACCGCTCTGAAGGCCAACGTTCTTGGAATCAACTTGAACCTTCCAATCTCTCTAAGTCTTCTCCTCAATGTTTGCAGCAAACAAGTTCCTCCTAGCTTTCAGTGCTAA